In Scheffersomyces stipitis CBS 6054 chromosome 7, complete sequence, the DNA window TGGACTTGGCGATCCCATCTTGGTCTTTCGCTCTCTTAGACTCGTCATTACGCCAACCAGTAGCCATAGTTCAGGGTTCAATACTCCGACCGGTTGCAAATGGCACCAGGCTTCATAATGTCATCGCTTTTTTAGTATAGCTGCTACATTGTAATTCTTGCATTGGCACTTCTCCAAGACAATGAACAATATTATACAAGTGGAATTTGCACCTGAGCCACTCCTATTCATTATTATCTCTACTCGTCTTTACTGTACCTCCACCAAATAGGGGTGTACTCCTCGCGATATTAATCTCACCAAATGGTCTAGATTCACGGGAAACCTTCACTTTCCTGCCATTCAACCCACCACTTCCTCTTTGCCATCGACATTGGGTCATCATCTCGTAATACTATACTGTTCCGCTAGTTTCTACGGCCAGCTGCTTGACTTAGCATCTGTAAGTAATTTATCGGACTGCACCGATGCTCTCAAGAAGATCGGAGCTCATACAGGAAAGCATCTCCACACTTGGCTCCAGAGATTGCCATCCAGCGTCCACCCCACAGCGAAATGGAACTACAAGAGAAACTCCAGCCAATCAGAACGCCACCCGTAGTGTTCAGCTGCAATTGACTTTTGGCTATTGTCTATTGTCATCAACTTTCTGACTACGGTAGTTATGTGGTCACGTGACGCGCCCAATCGGGGATAGCCCTAGCTGAAACTGGCTGGTGGAGAAGAGCTCTGGACAGCCAGACCACAGCATAATTATGCCGACGAGAGTGAGGTTACAAAGAGGAGTTGTCTACTCAATTGCTCGGCCAAGTTCTCGGCAAAAAATAATATGGGGACAGTGAAAAGTATGGAGAACCACTTGGTACCATTACCCAGAGTAGAAGTGCTAACACAAGATTGCGCAAATGGGGATAGACCTTCAAGTGGCGACAGCATTGTTGTAGCGAGACGATTAATAAGCACCAGAGGTAGAGTTGGCGGCAGAAATCATGCTACCTAGCGAGGTTTCAGCGGAATTACTTTGCGTTGATCGTCAGGGCCAGTCTGTGCCTTGGAGCTTTGGGTGGGCCCAGTTAGCGAGAGAGATAGGCAGATTTTGGGCCAAGAAGAGGTAGAGTGAAGCGAGCAAAGAATAGAGATGGGCGCAGATATGTAGATCCAGATCGTGGAGCAATCGGTGTGTAGTGTGCCATATAGAGTAGTGAGACACCGTTTCTCTAGCTCAGTGTTTGtagagaaagagagaaagacagaaagacagaaaagagaagagagaTAGTGTAGATAGTGTAGATATCTGTGGATTGCTCTTGATCTGCCGTGTGAAATTCTGGTCGCAGCATGAAATTCCAGCCCACCACGAGACGAGAGTTCTCGGCAATATTGAAGTGCTGAAACTTCGAGGTCGGACATTATGGGCATGTTGACCAGTGGGAAGAGCTACAAAGTGACACCGGTGCCGTGATGCTGTGAGTCCATGTGCAACTGGCAGCTGGTGGTGGCAGCTGGTGGTAGCAGCTGGTGTGGGGAGATGTCGTTGTGTGATGGTTTATTCTTTATACCGTTATTCACCAGGCTGGCGGGCACATGGTGGTGCGTTCTACTGCGACTGGTCCGATTCTACACCGGCCGAGCCAATGGGGCTCTGGAACAACAGCCTGATCTTGGTAATTGAGCGTAATTGAGCGTAATTGAACAGTTGGTAGTCGTAGTGGAAGAAGGCGTGGCGATGGTTTCCGCAATGGCAGTGTAGCAGTTGTAGCAGATGTAGCAGATGTAGCAGATGTAGCGGTGCTGGTGCGACGGGCCGTACAGAAACCACGAGTGGCTCTCGTTAAGATTACACCATTGCCGTGGCTACGGTGCAGCGAAGCTTCAGTAGGACTTTAGTTCACCACTCCAAGATTACACAGCTACAACGACAGCTCTTCAAGTCTGTGTTTCGCTGGAGCATTCTACGCTATCAGTCTCTATAAGCCTACGGCAGCTCCACAGTAGGAGATCTCTCTCTATCTCGTAAACGTAGATCACCATGGCTCCATGATATCATCCGCAGTGTGGGAGGAGTGTGTGTGGGCCCAATTTCTTATCAATTTAACTTCTCGCTATTGCTGGTTCCACTGTGGGAAAGTTCCTATTCTTTCTCATTTGCTtactcagtttcttgattttgagCATTGGTTTTCGTCGGCTTTGCTTTGGCACTGTGTTCCTGTGATTCAACGTCAagctttttcaatttcaccCAGCGTACTCAAATCGGATTTCTCGCTGTCTTTTTTTTATAGAGCTATTCTCCGACTTTTGTAATCTACCATTACGAACcttttttttcacttccagTCGTCtatattctctttctatttATAATCCACTCCGCCATTTTCGACTACATCGCTAACATTGCCATACCATCCGGACGATATTTGCTAGACAACAAGACCCGACCAATAGCTACACTTCGAATCCCATATATTCTCATAGCCCGTTATACATATAGTCTACCATGTCCCTGGACTACCCTCCTGTCTTTGACAACCCCGCCTCCAGCAGCTCGTACTTGGGCTCGcagttcttcaacttcgaaGGCTCCTACAACCAGGCAGACCTCATGGGCCTTCCCCAGAATAGCACCAGCGGCGAGAACGTAGCAGTAGCAGCTGTATCGGCCGTCCAATCGTCGCCCGTAGATGAGAACTCATCGACTATTAATATCAACACGATTAACAACATCAACGCCAACGGCAACGCCAATGCGTCTTCTACTGGTAATGCGGCCAATAACGCTAACAACACCATTGACCCGCTCTTTGACTACCTGGCTTCCTTTGCCGGACTCGGAAATAACAATACCATAGCCTCGGGAAACAGTAACATCTCGCCCATCACAGTGATTCCCGAACTGCTCCACATCAACGAcgagatcttcttcaacaacaactacCAGTTCACCAACGGAGCAGTCGGTTCCGGCACCGGCCTGACCGCTCAGTATGATACCCACAATGACGACATGGCTAGCAACATGTCCTCTACAAACTCATTGAACAACTACTTCCAGAGACTGAACCAGATGAGCGCACCAGGCTATTCACCACAACTCTTACAATCCAAAGCAGCCGGTGGCAGCAACCAGAAGTTGCACCAGCAGttccagcaacagcagcagcatcttctccagcagcagcagcaccagATCCAGCACCAGATTCTACTGACACAACTGTATCCGTTGTTGAATAGTAACTATACTACTTCcaataacaataacatCAATAATGTCAGCAGCAGTAACAATCATATCAACAGTAATAGTAATACTACTAATACTAATTCTACCAATAGTAATAGTAATACCACCAATACTGCCGGTAAAccgtcttcttcactgCTGTCgttctcttcctcttcttctaactCGATGGTGCCTTCCGCTGCTGCCACCACTCCAACAATCTCGGAAACCAGTGTCTTTACAGCTACGACTCCTTCTATACATGCGGCAAATGCTGCACAGTTTCTGGCGCAAGTCGTAACGCCGCAGTATACCATCAATCGCCAGTTGAGACACAACTCTACATCAGTCCCGGTCGACCAATTGACGCTGCTCTCGCTCAAGTCGCTTTCGACACCTACCTCAGCTACAGGTTTAGGCTTGGGGTTGCAATCCCTTCCACAAAAtcagcagcttcagcaacagccGCAGTCTGCCAGAAAATCACCTTCTCCAGACTATTACTACACTTCCAACGTATCACCGGTAATAGACGAGACGCCGGAAGAAAGAACCATCAACCCCCGTCAACTCTTCACTTCCAGCAGTAAGATCCCCACGTCTATGTCGTCGCCAACACTATCGACATTATTCTCAAGCTACACtaacaacaacaatggTAACAGTAGTATTAGtaacaataatagcaacAGTAGTAACAACAATACTAGTAATAATGCTGTCAGTATGAATGGCATTAGTGCTACGCTCAGTTCCCAAAAAGTACCTCCTCAGAATCGTTTGTTTTCCCTGAATATCCCAAACTTGGCCAACCTGGCCACATCCAACGTCGCGAACTCCAACGGCACCCCATTGGCAACTAATAGACTGGACTTGCAGTTggacttcaagatgaacGACGAATGCTACAACGCCATCACGTACTGGCTCAACAACACTCTTTCGTCTACTGCACGTGACGACTTGAGCAACGTTGAcatgaacaacttggacGATGTTGCTGCCAAAATTATGGTGAACCCCACGGGAATTATCAAGGGTAACATCCagaacttctccaagaacCGGTCGCACTCGTACTCTGCGACATCCAACAACGGTATGTATCGTCGTAGGAATTCTGTCCAGTCGCCCACCGTTTTGGAATCGTTCCCCCAGCTGCTGAGTCTGGACATCCAGATGCAGAAATTGCAGCAGTCGCAGCAAATTACGCAACAGATGATCGACACCTATTCTGCtggccagaagaagaagaggagaaAGTCAAGTGTCAGCTACGATAGCACCATAAACGTAAACGTAGGCACTATGAACTCTGTAAACAACACCGTCTTGAGACTGTCTCCTACTCAGGGATCACCTAACATTTCACCCACTACTTCTAACGTTCTTTTTGCTCCAGGTAGTTCTGTCAAGTTGGAAAGCGTTCCGGATTTGGAGCCTCGTCGAGCCAGAAAGAGCTCTCCGGCCAAAGAAAACTCTGATAGTCCTACGGCTGCAGCAGGAACATCGCCAGAAAAGTCGAAAGCAGTAGCTGCAGGTGTTCCTATGACTCCGAATAATAACGGAGCATTCTCATGTACCGAATGTGACAAGCAGTTCAAGCGGTCGGAGCATCTTAAGAGACACATCCGGTCGGTGCATTCCAATATTCGTCCGTTCCACTGCAAATACTGcgagaagaagttctcAAGATCGGACAACTTGGCCCAGCACTTGAAGACGCATTACCGGGTCGATTCTGAGGGGAACACCAATATCATCTACGGCAACCCGAATAACCATTCGCGGACAAACAGTTCGGGTGCTCCTGCAGTAGTAGCCAACCAAGGCAAGAAAAAGTAAGggtgaaagaaagaagaagtaagaaacaagaagtaGCAGACGTAGAGAAGACGTAATGCGCGAAGGAAGTAGTAACATGGCGTGCTGAGGCTGGCTCTCTTTGCTGTATGAATTAAAGGTCTTTCGTTCTGACATAACTTTGTCTTTGTCTCGATTATAGGGCACTATTTTTATAAATAAGGATTGACATTATGATACTTGTAGAAGCGGTAGAATAGTAATTAGTGAGGGCTGATGGTATATGTGTTTTCCATGTTCTAAATCATTCACTTTGGTTCCCTGGCACTTTTAGCATTCAACCATGAAATACGCTTGGATCAGAAGCAGAGAAGGTTTTCTTGACGTGCAGTGCTGTATGCACTACGATATGAAACGAGCCAGAGATGAGAAATTCAGGCGAACAGAATGAATCCTATGGAAGTTGGGAAATGCTGGCCATACCTGTTTTGAGATTAAATGAGTATGGCTATGACAACCTTGGAACGAATCAATAGTTTCATTTGCGttcatttcttttcaattttacTATCTGAATGTCTTTACAGCTCTACCTCTCTGTCTCCAGAGCTTCTCTACCGCAAGGTACTGTATCTACAAGTCCCATTCTATCACGTGATTCAATCTCACCAATTCGCAAGTTTTCATTGGCACAACCATTTCATACGATTCAACGCTATTCTCTCCGGTTCAGCATATCACCATACAACAAAATGGCAGGAAACCCTTGGGCAAAGAGAGACGCATGGAGATACGAGGGCCAATTCAGCCGTATCAACAGATTCAAAAGTGCATTCCCCGGTTTGGGGCTTGGTGCTGGAGCCTTTGTACTTTACGTTGCTTATGAAaagttggtgttgaagaaggacgaTGCCCACCACCACTGAACGTGGATTCGTAAAGACGTGTCTTAAAGATAATATTGTTATGGAACAAAAGTTATCGTTAAGAACGATTGTAAGGGTCATCTCAACCTACAACCACCGAGACATGTCTACAATGATAAATGATAATTTCGTCcatatcaacaacaatttgcaTTTCCACCTGGATTTTTTTATATTTATTACTTCTGTACAAGTATCTCAGCTTCAATATATTGCATGAAAACGAACTGAACAATAATTGTAGACATTCTAGTAGTGTAGTCCATCTAAGAATCAGGAGAAAGAGCTGGAACCATTGTTAAAACGGTTCCTGTCTACCGTTGAGCCTAAAGAATTGCCTTCTTTCAAACTTACTATCTTGTCGTGTATTTTACAGATTATGTGACTATGTACATGTGTCTATGCTGAAAGGCTTTACTTTTCttcgacaacttcttcgGCATCAGAGATCTCGAAACTGCTTTCCCAGATTGAAGTTTCGGCTCccttttcttcgtcagcACCTGAGCCGGCAGAAGTACCTCTACCTCTATTAGCCAGGGCTACCTTGGTCTTGTCCAGGGCAACCTTTGCCCACACATCGATGTATTCTTGTTCCTTTTGTACACCCCATTCAAGATGGGTAGTAGGGAAAACAGCTCCGTACATAACCGATTCTTCTCTGGATACTGAGCTGTTCATTTCCTCTCGCATTCTCAAGCGGTAGAATTCAAATCTGGCCTTGTCGTAGGCCTCGAAAAGTGACAACTTTGGGccgttcttcttggaatcaGCCAACAACCACAATGTTCTTTGCACGACAGACTCACCGTCCAACGGCTTGTTGAACTGCAACATATGTGACCAGTCACAGTCCTTGTATTCGTCACCCTTGTTTTCGATCAACGTCTTGGGACGCGAAAATTCCCACGGGTGCTGGTGGTAGAATACGTCTCTCAACTCGTCTTCCAAGAACTCCAACTGGGGGATTCTCAGGATGCTGTTATTCTTCTGCAAACGGTCAAAGGCACTGGCACGAGTCTTAACCGTGCCATCATTTCTCGATGTGCCGAACAACGATGTGAATGGGTCTGGTTTCTGTGttttcaactccaaaaCCTTCGGCTTCTTGGTGAGATCTGTGTGAGGAGGAAAGGCTCCTACTACATCATACCAGGCTGGCTTCTGTTTCAACACTCCAACCTTCAAGTAGTGTGAAGTTCTCTCTAAGACCGTGGTGGCCTTGGACTGTATCTTCATGATTTAAAACGGCTGGGTTTGTTCGAGAAGGGAATTGATTTGGTCGGTCAAGTATACTTTACCTGTGGTTAACTACGTATTGacctgaaaaatttttgGTTAGTGCGCCTATGCAGAACTTGGaacagtgaaaaattctgtGTCGCAGCTGTGTTTTAGACAGAGAAATGACATACTTATATAGTAGAAGCTCCAGTACGGGTCTTgtgctgaagatgaataaACGTCGGTGGATATTTGTATCAATTGCATCCTTGGCTATCTTTAGGAAAAATCAACTTTCTAATTTTGACTTGTTGCTGGAGTTTCTAGTAAGGTATCAGAAATTTAGTTGCGAAATTCTAGCCTCCAATACAGAAATACAACTACCATAAATTTGAAAGCACCAACTGATAAAACTGAATGACTTGTATTAACCAACCAGATAAGTCTTCAATCACTGTCTGTTACTGCTGACAGTCTACTAGCAATAAACCTTAGATCACATATAtaaatcttcaaaatgaCAGAGTGTGTCGCACACGACATTATCTATAGTTGCTAAAAGTCTTGCCTTATACTTTCTTTAAAGTTCTCTTCTCCATCCGACAACCACTAGATGCTCATATGAAAGCAACTAAGATCATTATTCGAAGATTCAGTGCTTCAGTTCGAATACGACAAAAGTCGGAACCAGTTCGTAACCGACTAGAAGCGGCGGTAGCCAATTTCATCTCAAAAGTTCAGAAAAGCCAATCCAAAAGCTCAGGATCTATTCTCAGTGCCATAGATCTCCTCATAGACAAACACAACGAGACTCTCGCTGCACACTTCGGCATTCCTCATGAAACCAACGACTACTTAAAGGTGAAACAGCAGATATGGGACAAACTTTCTGTAGGGGACATTTCCCTAGCCCAAGATCAGGAATCTGTAGAAGCACAGCGAAGTaacttgttgaatctgCACTCACTTAGATTGTCAAGCTCATCCAGTACATCACTCTCTAAATTTGTAAAATGTTTATACCCGTTGCATAAATCGACATCTCCAAGTCTCAGCTCCAGCAACAGTAACAAAGTGCTTGATATACCTTCAAGTTTGGGTAAGTATGAGTTAATAAACCATAACCAGCTCCACAGAACCTTTTATGAATTGCCGTCCCCGCAGCCTTTCTACCTTAGCCCCCAGCATTTGAATGACTTTTTGCATCGGTTTCTATTCAATAAGCGtgacttcatcaagtcAAACATCGTATCATTATCCAATTTGAACCATTTTGCACCCTATCGTTTCTTTGAATACTACAACCAGATGCTTTTTAAGAGACAAGAATACGTATCTATGGTCACAAAAATCTTGCAAGATCTTCAAACATATGGATTTGAGACTTCACTCACCGAACAGAATCAAATTATCTTCTAtactttcttcaaagacaaaGCTCCTATAGTACATAAAATCAATGAAGCTGTGGGGAAACTCAAGGAACTAGGAATGTCAGTAACACAGGATGCTTACCCAACGTTTGATCTTGACACTTATAACCAATTAAAAGAGTCCATGATTGCCAAGTATGGTAAATTGCATATCAG includes these proteins:
- a CDS encoding predicted protein, with protein sequence MAGNPWAKRDAWRYEGQFSRINRFKSAFPGLGLGAGAFVLYVAYEKLVLKKDDAHHH
- a CDS encoding mitochondrial ribosome small subunit component, with protein sequence MKIQSKATTVLERTSHYLKVGVLKQKPAWYDVVGAFPPHTDLTKKPKVLELKTQKPDPFTSLFGTSRNDGTVKTRASAFDRLQKNNSISRIPQLEFLEDELRDVFYHQHPWEFSRPKTLIENKGDEYKDCDWSHMLQFNKPLDGESVVQRTLWLLADSKKNGPKLSLFEAYDKARFEFYRLRMREEMNSSVSREESVMYGAVFPTTHLEWGVQKEQEYIDVWAKVASDKTKVASANRGRGTSAGSGADEEKGAETSIWESSFEISDAEEVVEEK
- the MSN4 gene encoding zf-C2H2 Zinc finger, C2H2 type (zinc finger transcription factor~go_component nucleus~go_function nucleic acid binding; zinc ion binding) translates to MSSDYPPVFDNPASSSSYLGSQFFNFEGSYNQADLMGLPQNSTSGENVAVAAVSAVQSSPVDENSSTININTINNINANGNANASSTGNAANNANNTIDPLFDYSASFAGLGNNNTIASGNSNISPITVIPESLHINDEIFFNNNYQFTNGAVGSGTGSTAQYDTHNDDMASNMSSTNSLNNYFQRSNQMSAPGYSPQLLQSKAAGGSNQKLHQQFQQQQQHLLQQQQHQIQHQILSTQSYPLLNSNYTTSNNNNINNVSSSNNHINSNSNTTNTNSTNSNSNTTNTAGKPSSSSSSFSSSSSNSMVPSAAATTPTISETSVFTATTPSIHAANAAQFSAQVVTPQYTINRQLRHNSTSVPVDQLTSLSLKSLSTPTSATGLGLGLQSLPQNQQLQQQPQSARKSPSPDYYYTSNVSPVIDETPEERTINPRQLFTSSSKIPTSMSSPTLSTLFSSYTNNNNGNSSISNNNSNSSNNNTSNNAVSMNGISATLSSQKVPPQNRLFSSNIPNLANSATSNVANSNGTPLATNRSDLQLDFKMNDECYNAITYWLNNTLSSTARDDLSNVDMNNLDDVAAKIMVNPTGIIKGNIQNFSKNRSHSYSATSNNGMYRRRNSVQSPTVLESFPQSSSSDIQMQKLQQSQQITQQMIDTYSAGQKKKRRKSSVSYDSTINVNVGTMNSVNNTVLRSSPTQGSPNISPTTSNVLFAPGSSVKLESVPDLEPRRARKSSPAKENSDSPTAAAGTSPEKSKAVAAGVPMTPNNNGAFSCTECDKQFKRSEHLKRHIRSVHSNIRPFHCKYCEKKFSRSDNLAQHLKTHYRVDSEGNTNIIYGNPNNHSRTNSSGAPAVVANQGKKK